The Treponema sp. Marseille-Q3903 genomic interval TAAATCACTTTACCGTTTTTGATAAATGAATCTATTGCGCTTTTGATGTTGTTGATTGGAATTGCAAAACCAAGCCCTACAGAACCGCCTGAAGAAGACGCAATCCAAGTGTTGATTCCGATAACTTCACCGTAAATGTTTACAAGCGGACCACCCGAGTTTCCCTGGTTTATTGCAGTATCTGTCTGAATGTAGTCACTGATTGCAGACATCTGGCTCTCTGAACGGCCGATTGCGCTTACAATACCTTGAGTAACAGACTGGCTGTATCCTAGAGGTGCTCCGAATGCAAGACATATATCACCTGGTTTTACTTCATCTGAATTACCGAGAACTGCGACTGGAATTGAGCTGTCTTTTGCCTCAAATGAAACAAGCGCTATATCCATCCGTGAATCTGCGCCGACGAGCTTTCCATCGAATTTGCGACCATCGTTCATCTTGATGCTGATTTTTGAAGCAGCTCCTGCAACGTGGTTGTTTGTAAGCACATAAAACGTATTGCCTGTTTTACGAACAATTACGCCGGAGCCAAGCCCTTTAGACTCATATTCGCGTTTACCATCATCTTTTTTCTTGCTGTCATCGCCGGAATTCGGACGACCGAAGAAATACTCAAACGGATTTGTCATTCCAGCAAAAGGATCTGTATAAGTTTTTGTTTCTGTGATATCAACTTCTACGACTGCCGGCAACATGCTCTGACTGATAGATCTGAATGAACTTTGGAGAGCTTCAACTACGCTTAGCGAAGCATTGCCAGACTTTTTTGACGGCTGATCAGCGAAAACCGACACAGTAAAAAGCGCAACAATCGCAACAGTTGCAAATAATTTTGTGATTTTTTTCATTTCTGTAAACTCCTGTATCTTATTTAAGAATGAAAACTGTTTTCTGTTCTTTATAAAATATAACTACAAAAATAAAAAAAAGTAACAAAAAATCAATGAGGTTTTTTGAAATTATCAAAATGAATATAAAATCAGGCTGCTCACCTATTTTGCGTAATGAAGGTCTGTCAAAATTTCCGTGTGGTCTTCAAATACAGCAACGGTGTGCTCTTCATGGCAGCTCACTTCGCCGTCTGCGGTGACAACAGTCCAGCCATCATCTTTGTCTGCAATTGCAGCGGTACCTAAGTTTATCATCGGTTCAATTGCGAGAACCATTCCCGGTCTGATTCTTGGGTTTGCACCATGAAACGGACAATTTGGAATACTAGGATCTTCGTGAACTTCAATTCCAACTCCATGACCGCAGTATTCGGAAACTACGCCGTAACCGTGTTTCGTCGCCAAAGAATAAACAGCATTCGATATATCGCTGATTCTGTTTCCTGCAACGCACGCTGCAATCCCCGCATAAAGGCATTCCTCAGTAATCTGCTGAAGTTTTCTAACTTTTGGAGGAACATTACCTATCAAAAGTGAATGAGTTGTATCGCTGATGTAACCGTTTTTATCGATTCCGACGTCGATGCTTACAAGGTCTCCGTCGCAAATTATTCGTTTTTTAGAAGGAAGACCGTGTATGATTTCATCGTTGATGCTTATGCAGATTGCGCCCGGAAAATCTTCACGCCACCAAGCAGCTTTACCACCGTGAGAAAGCATGTATTCTTTAAACATGTCATCTACATCTTTTGTTGAAAGCCCGGCTTTAATTTTTGGTATAAGTTCATTGAACATATCTGCTGTCAGATGACAAACTTCTCTGATACCGTCAATCTGTTCTTTTGTTTTTAAAATAATCATAAAATACCTCTGTATTACGAAAGTACAATATCACTTTTAAGATAAAAATACAATTTTTATGATTTTTTTATTTTATTTTTTTTTGAGTCTGTATGTTATTAAAACATCAGTTTTTCTGCTTCGTTAAAACAGATTTCAGCTGTAGAAAGATCTCCAAGTCTGCTATATTCTTCACCCATCTTGCGAAGAAAAAAAGCGTTTTCTTTCTCTGAAAAGCCAAGTTCTAGCGCACGTTCGTAAACATCAAGGGCAAGCTCATCAGAAATAACGCCGTCAATATTGTTGCGAAGAATTGCCATAGTGAAGTCCATCACTTCTGGAAAAAAAATATAAAAATAATTAAAAGAATATTCCATCTTTATTATCTGTTCCAAAAGTATGATTGCATCGTAATATTCACCGCGGATTACAAGTTCTTCTGCAAGAATGTAGCCGTAATCCATAAAATCTTCCCGTGTAAACCATTTTTTCAGACTAAAGTCCACGTAATTCATCTGCATGCGCTTAAACTCTGCGACAGCTTCATCTTCTCTGTGATGCATCAACGTCCAAAATATGAGTTTTGAACGGCTTTCTTCGTCTTCGCGGGCAACAAGCCAGTCATAATAATTGAAAGATTCAGAATCTTTGTGCTGATTTTTTATCTTGATAAAAAAAGATTCGTCAAAAATGCTTCGTTGGCGGGCATTTGAAAGGACTCTATATGCTTTTACAACTTCGTCAAATTCGTCGCTTCTGGAAACATCTCCGGTTAAATCAGGATGGAGGAGTTTTGCTTTTTCGCGATACGCTCTCTTTATTTCTGCAATTGTCGCATTTTTCCGTACACCGAGTACTTTGTAAAAGTCTTTCATGAGTTTTGTTTTTGTAAAGATGAAAAGTTATATGAAATATTAAAAAATTTTGAACTGTTTTTCAATATCAGGCTGCTGAACAACGAGGACGGGAATTTTTGAATTTGCCAAAAGCTCTATCTGATCAGGTGAAAAAACATTTCTCTGCAGCGAATCTTTATCAACTCCACCGATTAGAATTACATCAGCATTAAAAGCATCGGCAGCTTTGATTATTTCCGTATAAACTCCACCGCAAAGCAACTCCGCTTCCGAGTCGACGCCTTTAGCCTTCGCAAGGCTCGTGATGTAGTTCAATGTATTTTGACCATCCTGATGAAGTTTTTCTTCAAAATCGAGGCGTTCATCAGATACAAGAAGTTTGTTCATTGCAAGATATTTTAAAGTTGCCGTATCAACGACATAAACAAATTTGATTTCAAGGTCATAACTGCGCGCCATCATAATTCCATACATAGCTGTATGAACTGCTGACATTTTGCCATTTACTGCGACCAAGATTTTCTGATAAAAGTTGTTCTTTGCCATAAAATTAAATTATTTTCTGATTTATTCTAACACAGCAAATTATTTTTTGCCATTCTTCTTTTTAAGTGCTTTTAAAACAAAAACATTTTCACGTTCACGCTCTTCCAGCACGTTTTCAATATATTTCCTTGTTTCCTCTGTCTGAGGAATAATCAATTTATCGAGGGCGTTTACGCGGCGCTGAGTTTTTTTGACTTCGCCTGCAAGCCGCCAGACAATTGTCCGTATAGACGCCAACTGAGTCAGCAGTGCAAGAAGCTCAAAAAGTTTGTCGATTGTGGCGTCAGTATTTGCATAAGTTCCCAAAAACGAGTAAAAGAGCTCTTTTCGTGGCATCGTCACATCAAGAGTAGAAAAAGGCATGCCACCGATTGTGACTTTCTTTTCCAAAATCTCAAAATCGTAGTGAATTCCTTGCGAAAGCCTTTCTATCTGGTCGGAACCTTCTGTCAAAAACATCCTGCGGAACGCCGGATATGCTTTTGCAATGACTTCATCGAGTCCTTTTTCAAGGAGTTTTACCTGCTCAACAAGGTGCATGAGTTCACGCACAAGAATTTCTCGTTTTTCTTCAAGAAGCTCGTAGCCGTTTGTAGAAATTGCCAACTGTTCTTTCATAGCGAGAAGATTCGATTTTGTAGGTGCTAAGTTTAACCTTGCCATTTTTATCCTTGATCAGTGTAAATATGAATTTCTCAACTCATATACTTTGCTATGAACTCCGGCTTTATACGAGTCAACTCAGATGATGGAAGCTCTGCAAGAATTTTCCAACCTATGTCCAATGTCTGTTCGATCGTGCGGTCTTCGTATTCGCCCTGACTGAAAAATTCTTCTTCCAGCCGTTTGCCAAATTTAAGATATTGTTTATCCAATTCTGATAGCTCTTCTTCACCGATGATTGCAGCAAGATTTCGAATCGACTTTACTTTAGAGTAAGATGCAAACAACTGACTTGAGACGTTTGCGTGATCTTCACGTGTCATTTCCGGACCGATTCCGTCTTTCATCAAGCGAGAAAGCGATGGAAGCCCTGCAACAGGCGGATACAGACCTTTTTGTGTCATTTCCCTGCCAAGTACAATCTG includes:
- a CDS encoding Do family serine endopeptidase, with product MKKITKLFATVAIVALFTVSVFADQPSKKSGNASLSVVEALQSSFRSISQSMLPAVVEVDITETKTYTDPFAGMTNPFEYFFGRPNSGDDSKKKDDGKREYESKGLGSGVIVRKTGNTFYVLTNNHVAGAASKISIKMNDGRKFDGKLVGADSRMDIALVSFEAKDSSIPVAVLGNSDEVKPGDICLAFGAPLGYSQSVTQGIVSAIGRSESQMSAISDYIQTDTAINQGNSGGPLVNIYGEVIGINTWIASSSGGSVGLGFAIPINNIKSAIDSFIKNGKVIYGWVGVSLGDVTDEYKKELGVDGIDGALALQVFTNGSAFKGGVKPGDYIVALNGKTVKDTNQLVRDVGMLEAGTTAKFGVIRGGKRIADISVKVEERAKEADITNSKLWPGFIAGSLTDDIKTQLKIDDKKLKGVVVTNVQEKSPAASMRLQNGDIITAVNGKKVTNVAEFYKELASAEKSVNFDIYSNGGTITTGTYRF
- a CDS encoding V-type ATP synthase subunit D, yielding MARLNLAPTKSNLLAMKEQLAISTNGYELLEEKREILVRELMHLVEQVKLLEKGLDEVIAKAYPAFRRMFLTEGSDQIERLSQGIHYDFEILEKKVTIGGMPFSTLDVTMPRKELFYSFLGTYANTDATIDKLFELLALLTQLASIRTIVWRLAGEVKKTQRRVNALDKLIIPQTEETRKYIENVLEERERENVFVLKALKKKNGKK
- the map gene encoding type I methionyl aminopeptidase, producing the protein MIILKTKEQIDGIREVCHLTADMFNELIPKIKAGLSTKDVDDMFKEYMLSHGGKAAWWREDFPGAICISINDEIIHGLPSKKRIICDGDLVSIDVGIDKNGYISDTTHSLLIGNVPPKVRKLQQITEECLYAGIAACVAGNRISDISNAVYSLATKHGYGVVSEYCGHGVGIEVHEDPSIPNCPFHGANPRIRPGMVLAIEPMINLGTAAIADKDDGWTVVTADGEVSCHEEHTVAVFEDHTEILTDLHYAK
- a CDS encoding J domain-containing protein translates to MKDFYKVLGVRKNATIAEIKRAYREKAKLLHPDLTGDVSRSDEFDEVVKAYRVLSNARQRSIFDESFFIKIKNQHKDSESFNYYDWLVAREDEESRSKLIFWTLMHHREDEAVAEFKRMQMNYVDFSLKKWFTREDFMDYGYILAEELVIRGEYYDAIILLEQIIKMEYSFNYFYIFFPEVMDFTMAILRNNIDGVISDELALDVYERALELGFSEKENAFFLRKMGEEYSRLGDLSTAEICFNEAEKLMF
- a CDS encoding universal stress protein, which codes for MAKNNFYQKILVAVNGKMSAVHTAMYGIMMARSYDLEIKFVYVVDTATLKYLAMNKLLVSDERLDFEEKLHQDGQNTLNYITSLAKAKGVDSEAELLCGGVYTEIIKAADAFNADVILIGGVDKDSLQRNVFSPDQIELLANSKIPVLVVQQPDIEKQFKIF